The Toxorhynchites rutilus septentrionalis strain SRP chromosome 3, ASM2978413v1, whole genome shotgun sequence genome includes a region encoding these proteins:
- the LOC129779328 gene encoding uncharacterized protein LOC129779328 encodes MQPPQRYIPSVSDLYGTDEIEFLLDEIRDLEPACCQLEDIQDFEIAGSRAGELSISLESPLGTCTSWDSHAHYRQRIGNTPLPWGVALHCDASHLTTPTGIVRILLVISSAACLACECSAGTVQVGLFLLPLIGRLRLMVFCALFSLLVTCLMLFLDISHIALMFPFNWGKLNAWMYLTIGLLFLVGSSLLIHMVFFAEEFMWVPKHTKDTLFISAIIGYVCSIEAVILAALTKCPSQYRHVIDDYSDMCLEERELSPICSNELTNNINNTSTDNNNTNAAANELTNHRNYNNKIETGDSVTPMCNQKPYIPVKRPDQSYNQRPTLGNMQKSNHRNRQGYHYQPIASTSRQSPTFVLDDDAIPGPSNRSLDYSSA; translated from the exons ATGCAACCACCCCAACGTTACATACCGTCAGTTTCTGATTTATACGGTACAGACGAAATAGAATTCCTACTGGACGAAATTCGGGATCTCGAACCGGCCTGCTGTCAGCTAGAGGACATTCAA GATTTTGAGATAGCTGGCAGCAGAGCTGGTGAGCTTTCAATCTCGCTCGAATCACCGCTGGGGACCTGCACATCCTGGGACTCACATGCACATTATCGTCAAAGGATAGGGAACACACCGCTACCGTGGGGCGTTGCGTTGCACTGCGACGCCTCACATCTGACCACTCCTACAGGCATTGTTAGGATATTGCTGGTG atatCATCAGCAGCCTGTCTCGCTTGTGAATGTTCGGCTGGTACCGTACAAGTGGGATTGTTTCTACTGCCACTCATTGGAAGGTTGAGGTTGATG GTATTTTGTGCCCTATTTTCACTGTTAGTAACGTGTTTGATGCTGTTCTTGGATATATCGCATATAGCGTTAATGTTTCCCTTCAACTGGGGAAAGTTG AATGCATGGATGTACCTGACAATCGGTTTATTATTTCTTGTTGGTTCATCATTGCTAATCCATATGGTATTCTTTGCTGAGGAATTTATGTGGGTGCCGAAGCACACCAAGGACACATTGTTCATATCAGCG ATAATAGGTTATGTTTGCTCCATCGAAGCCGTGATTCTTGCGGCGCTTACGAAATGTCCCTCCCAGTATCGTCACGTGATCGACGACTACAGCGACATGTGCTTGGAGGAGCGCGAACTTAGTCCTATTTGTAGTAACGAGCTAACTAATAACATTAACAACACTTCTACCGATAACAATAACACAAATGCAGCTGCGAACGAATTAACGAATCATCGGAATTACAACAACAAAATCGAAACGGGTGATAGCGTGACACCAATGTGTAATCAGAAACCTTATATACCAG tGAAACGTCCCGACCAATCGTATAATCAGCGTCCTACCCTAGGTAATATGCAAAAATCGAATCATCGCAACCGCCAGGGTTATCATTATCAACCAATTGCCTCAACGTCACGGCAAAGTCCCACGTTCGTCCTGGACGACGATGCCATACCGGGACCGTCGAACCGATCACTGGACTATTCCAGTGCGTGA